A stretch of Miscanthus floridulus cultivar M001 chromosome 13, ASM1932011v1, whole genome shotgun sequence DNA encodes these proteins:
- the LOC136501357 gene encoding alpha,alpha-trehalose-phosphate synthase [UDP-forming] 5-like — protein MASPSASDGGLSSFPVEARRIVVTHRLPLRAEPNPDAPHGFDFFLDADALPLQFARGLPRPVVFVGALPSAAASIPASEELAADLLARFVCIPVFLEPSLHTNFYDGFCKHYLWPMLHYLLPFTTSSSGGGLSFNPDLYRAYLTVNTQYADRVFEHLNPDEDLVFIHDYHLLALPTILRHKSPRARIAFFLHSPFPTSELFRAIPVREELLRALLNADLVGFHNYDYARHFLSSCARLLGVSSHTHRGYIGIDYFGRNVVVKILSVGVDIGQLREVLSSPETAAKAKEVATRFTGRQVLLGVDDVDLFKGIDLKLLAMERLLESRPELRGRVVLVQINNPVRSPGRDTDTVRAEVQATRDRINARFAKPGYDPIVMIDDPLTMHEKLAFYASADICIVTAVRDGLNRIPYIYTVCRQEGPISSGVAGAPRESAIVLSEFVGCSTSLGGAVHVNPWNVDDVAEGMSSALSFNGRDKQMRQEKHYRYVVTHDIAYWGRSLDQDLQRAGKDHASMNFLRVGLAMNFRIVVLGPNFQKLSPEHINPSYHRTGNRLILLDYDGTVMIPQGLHTRYPSQELISVLNELCLDPKNTVFVVSGRRKDELARWLAPCESLGISAEHGYFTRWSRDSPWESPNMLVDYDWKKIVEPVMKQYCDVTDGSYIEAKETALVWHYEEADPVFGSSQAKELQDHLRDVLAKEPVSVKSGHQIVEVNPQEVGKGTAVQRLIAALGARGRMPAFILCVGDDGSDEDMFKAISAPSSKSAFPEAAETFACTVGNKPSLAKYYLEDPDEVLKMLKGLMDSSAQQRPGARGGSRPQVSFDDP, from the exons ATGGCCTCCCCCTCCGCCTCCGATGGCGGGCTCTCGTCGTTTCCGGTGGAGGCGCGCCGCATCGTGGTCACCCACCGCCTCCCCCTCCGTGCGGAACCCAACCCGGACGCGCCGCACGGCTTCGATTTCTTTCTCGACGCCGACGCGCTCCCGCTCCAGTTCGCCCGCGGTCTGCCCCGCCCCGTGGTCTTCGTCGGCGCGCTCCCCTCCGCCGCCGCGTCGATCCCTGCGTCCGAGGAGCTGGCGGCCGATCTCCTCGCGCGCTTCGTCTGCATCCCGGTGTTCCTGGAGCCCAGCCTCCACACGAACTTCTACGACGGATTCTGCAAGCACTACCTGTGGCCGATGCTCCACTACCTCCTGCCGTTCACGACCTCCTCCAGCGGTGGCGGACTGAGCTTCAACCCGGACCTCTACCGCGCCTACCTCACCGTCAACACGCAGTACGCCGACCGCGTGTTCGAGCATCTCAACCCCGATGAGGACCTCGTTTTCATCCACGACTACCATCTCTTGGCCCTCCCCACCATCCTCCGCCACAAGTCGCCGCGCGCCCGCATAGCCTTCTTCCTCCACTCGCCTTTCCCCAcctcggagctcttccgtgccaTCCCGGTTCGCGAGGAGCTCCTCCGCGCCCTCCTCAACGCCGACCTTGTGGGCTTCCATAACTACGATTACGCCCGCCACTTCCTTTCCTCCTGCGCCAGGCTCCTCGGCGTCTCCAGCCACACCCATCGAGGCTACATCGGCATCGACTACTTCGGCCGCAATGTTGTCGTGAAGATTCTCTCCGTCGGTGTCGACATAGGCCAGCTACGTGAGGTGTTGTCATCGCCCGAGACGGCAGCAAAGGCCAAGGAGGTCGCCACGAGGTTCACCGGTCGTCAGGTGTTGCTCGGGGTGGACGATGTTGATCTGTTCAAGGGGATTGACCTCAAGCTCTTGGCCATGGAGAGGCTGCTAGAGTCGCGGCCGGAGCTGCGTGGCCGGGTGGTGCTCGTGCAGATCAACAACCCGGTGCGGAGTCCTGGGCGCGACACCGACACGGTTCGCGCGGAGGTGCAGGCGACGCGGGATCGGATCAATGCCCGCTTCGCCAAGCCGGGGTATGACCCGATCGTGATGATCGACGACCCCTTGACGATGCACGAGAAGCTGGCGTTCTACGCCTCGGCAGACATCTGCATCGTCACCGCCGTGCGCGACGGCCTGAACAGGATACCGTACATCTACACCGTGTGCCGGCAGGAGGGTCCGATCTCCAGCGGCGTGGCGGGCGCGCCGAGGGAGAGCGCCATCGTCCTGTCCGAGTTCGTCGGGTGCTCCACGTCCCTGGGCGGCGCGGTTCACGTCAACCCGTGGAACGTGGACGACGTCGCCGAGGGGATGAGCTCGGCGCTGAGCTTCAATGGGCGCGACAAGCAGATGCGGCAGGAGAAGCACTACAGGTATGTTGTCACGCACGACATTGCCTACTGGGGGAGGTCGCTCGACCAGGACCTGCAGAGGGCGGGCAAGGATCACGCGTCGATGAACTTCTTGAGAGTGGGGCTCGCCATGAACTTCCGCATCGTCGTGCTCGGTCCCAACTTCCAGAAGCTCTCACCTGAGCACATTAATCCATCGTACCACCGCACCGGCAACAGGCTCATCTTACTGGACTATGATGGCACAGTAATGATTCCTCAGGGGCTGCACACCAGATATCCTAGCCAGGAATTGATTAGCGTCCTGAATGAACTGTGCTTAGATCCGAAGAATACGGTCTTTGTAGTCAGTGGGCGGAGGAAGGATGAACTGGCTCGATGGCTTGCGCCCTGTGAAAGTCTGGGGATCTCTGCAGAGCACGGCTACTTCACAAG GTGGAGCAGGGATTCTCCATGGGAGTCACCCAACATGTTGGTAGACTATGATTGGAAAAAGATTGTTGAGCCAGTAATGAAGCAGTACTGCGATGTGACTGACGGGTCATACATTGAGGCTAAAGAAACAGCACTAGTCTGGCACTACGAGGAAGCTGATCCAGTTTTCGGATCAAGTCAGGCCAAAGAGCTCCAGGACCACCTGCGCGACGTGCTTGCCAAAGAGCCTGTATCTGTGAAAAGCGGGCACCAGATTGTGGAGGTTAATCCTCAG GAGGTGGGCAAAGGAACCGCCGTGCAGAGGCTCATTGCCGCCTTGGGGGCTCGCGGGAGAATGCCAGCTTTCATCCTATGTGTTGGCGACGACGGGTCTGACGAAGACATGTTCAAGGCTATCAGTGCTCCGTCCAGCAAGTCCGCGTTCCCAGAGGCTGCCGAGACATTCGCCTGCACCGTCGGCAACAAGCCAAGCCTGGCGAAGTACTACCTGGAAGACCCCGACGAAGTTCTGAAGATGCTCAAGGGCCTGATGGACTCGTCGGCGCAGCAGCGTCCCGGGGCCCGGGGAGGGTCGCGACCTCAGGTCTCGTTCGACGACCCCTAG